One window of Microbacterium sp. Root61 genomic DNA carries:
- a CDS encoding ClpP family protease produces MTQEAQAPMFGATARKELFHQRVLVLDGPLNDDNGTLLATQLLALAAEDEASDIALWIHSPGGSVPAMLAIRDVMRLIPNDVSTLVLGIAYSAGQFLLSAGTKGKRRALPHARVLMHQGSAGIGGSAVEIEAQADDLRHLRDTVMGLIADDTGQPVDRVFEDSLHDRWYTAREAIDYGFIDGVVAHFDEVRPPRRARFGLGVGEVAA; encoded by the coding sequence ATGACACAAGAAGCCCAGGCGCCGATGTTCGGCGCCACCGCGCGCAAGGAACTCTTCCACCAGCGGGTGCTCGTGCTCGACGGGCCGCTCAATGATGACAACGGCACGCTGCTCGCAACGCAGCTGCTCGCACTGGCGGCAGAGGACGAGGCATCCGACATCGCGCTATGGATCCATTCGCCGGGTGGTTCCGTGCCGGCGATGCTCGCGATCCGCGACGTGATGCGCCTGATCCCCAACGACGTCTCGACCCTCGTTCTGGGCATCGCCTACAGCGCCGGGCAGTTCCTGCTGTCGGCGGGCACGAAGGGCAAACGGCGCGCACTGCCGCACGCGCGCGTGCTGATGCACCAGGGGTCGGCGGGCATCGGCGGCTCGGCCGTCGAGATCGAGGCGCAGGCCGACGATCTGCGCCATCTGCGCGACACCGTCATGGGGTTGATCGCGGATGACACCGGGCAGCCTGTCGATCGCGTCTTCGAGGATTCACTGCACGACCGCTGGTACACCGCTCGTGAAGCGATCGACTACGGCTTCATCGACGGAGTCGTGGCGCACTTCGACGAGGTCCGTCCGCCGCGTCGTGCGCGATTCGGATTGGGCGTCGGGGAGGTGGCGGCATGA
- a CDS encoding glycosyltransferase yields MTAFPDAEYVILSSRLIPDLDGGYTFATLARARQMAAAGVADGRGPLLLTVDPGSAADHAQHRAVFAERELVVDPTRMRNLFDEAADPHGGAAAWLRAAASPGEPDPALQYREIADAAGRPFVSLPVIANDPDWHISMAPVVVHAADGSSIGILDGFGALYRAWLDHVVAGLRNGQPTRQVVVLCESRQLGELFVGWDDAHARLVHAIHTIHLEAPYTPDAPVNALWDRWFSVADRFDAVLWPTAAQRDDVRQRFGGSDVHVVVPQAVTAPASVVPARRRARGRVVMLNRLAPGKRIDQAIRAFAGVVEAVPEATLDIYGEGALRPALQELIDDSGLAEHVTLPGATHQPGAVLDEASVFLSTSAYEGQGLSIAEALAHGCPVVSYDVRYGPREALAGGGGVLVPDGDEAALTAALVRVLSDPEEHERLAVAASASAQRLDPVRVMDALAAAVSDALARPTRR; encoded by the coding sequence ATGACCGCGTTCCCCGACGCCGAGTACGTCATCCTCTCCAGCCGCCTCATCCCGGATCTGGACGGCGGCTATACCTTCGCCACGCTCGCACGCGCGCGACAGATGGCCGCGGCCGGCGTCGCGGACGGGCGCGGCCCCCTGCTGCTCACCGTCGATCCCGGCTCGGCCGCCGACCACGCGCAGCACCGCGCCGTCTTCGCCGAGCGCGAGCTCGTCGTGGACCCGACCCGCATGCGCAACCTGTTCGACGAGGCGGCCGACCCGCATGGCGGGGCGGCCGCCTGGCTGCGTGCTGCGGCGAGCCCGGGCGAACCGGATCCGGCGCTGCAGTACCGGGAGATCGCGGATGCCGCGGGGCGGCCGTTCGTTTCGCTGCCGGTGATCGCGAACGACCCCGACTGGCACATCAGCATGGCGCCCGTGGTCGTGCACGCGGCAGACGGCTCGAGCATCGGCATCCTGGACGGCTTCGGCGCGCTCTACCGCGCCTGGCTGGACCACGTCGTCGCGGGTCTGCGCAACGGGCAGCCCACCCGGCAGGTCGTGGTGCTGTGCGAGTCACGCCAGCTCGGAGAGCTGTTCGTCGGCTGGGACGACGCGCATGCGCGGCTCGTGCACGCCATCCACACGATCCACCTCGAGGCGCCGTACACGCCGGATGCCCCGGTCAACGCGCTGTGGGACCGCTGGTTCTCCGTCGCAGACCGGTTCGACGCCGTGCTGTGGCCGACCGCCGCGCAGCGCGACGACGTGCGGCAGCGCTTCGGCGGCTCGGACGTGCACGTCGTGGTGCCGCAGGCGGTCACCGCCCCGGCATCCGTCGTGCCGGCGCGCCGTCGCGCGAGGGGCCGCGTCGTGATGCTCAACCGGCTCGCCCCCGGCAAGCGCATCGACCAGGCGATCCGCGCCTTCGCCGGCGTAGTCGAGGCCGTGCCCGAGGCCACCCTCGACATCTACGGCGAGGGAGCCCTGCGCCCCGCGCTGCAGGAGCTCATCGACGACAGCGGACTCGCCGAGCACGTGACGCTGCCCGGAGCGACGCATCAGCCCGGCGCGGTGCTGGATGAGGCATCCGTCTTCCTGTCCACCTCCGCGTACGAGGGACAGGGGCTGTCCATCGCCGAAGCGCTCGCGCACGGCTGCCCGGTGGTGTCTTACGACGTGCGATACGGTCCCCGAGAAGCCCTGGCCGGCGGCGGGGGAGTGCTCGTGCCCGACGGAGACGAGGCGGCCCTGACCGCGGCGCTCGTCCGCGTGCTGAGCGACCCGGAGGAGCACGAGCGACTCGCGGTCGCGGCATCCGCGTCGGCGCAGCGACTCGATCCCGTGCGGGTGATGGATGCCTTGGCCGCCGCGGTGAGCGACGCGCTCGCCCGGCCCACCCGGCGCTGA
- a CDS encoding ABC-F family ATP-binding cassette domain-containing protein — translation MSLIRVNDVTMEFEGRPVVREAFLKLRQGDRIGLIGKNGTGKSTLLELILQRQEPTSGTVEVTLGTTIGYFSQFSELDGEQSISEILAAHFADVHQTQARLDEIGLLFAEPMDDKAMTRLLAEQGDLLERMDRLGAWTYENTIDTVLTRLGFDDDRRALPVGRLSGGWRNRAALAQLLIQQPDVLLLDEPTNFLDLDGVKWIEGWLQNFTGAVLVVSHDRQFLDGVVSRIVEIENYRLQDYEGNYSDYVQAKQSRLKMLERQFAHEEELLAYEQAASTARREAARNPSNAVARRLADIKKKQAPRPIDQIITGIYEGLRVSNDLLTVEGLGKGFGGAPLFENLTFSLHRGDRVAVLGSNGSGKSTLLDILTGDTDADAGIVRWAKGVRFISYNQVYAELDLNDTVGHAVNAYPDSLAFTATKKSVGRFLAMLQFSEDDLRQRIGTLSGGQRARVAIAQCLLSGAGVIILDEPTNHLDITSTQVMERALTHFPGAVVVVSHDRFFVDKLADRLLVFDGTTTVRETAATGAL, via the coding sequence GTGAGCTTGATCCGCGTGAACGACGTCACGATGGAGTTCGAGGGACGCCCCGTGGTGCGCGAGGCCTTCCTCAAGCTCCGCCAGGGCGACCGCATCGGTCTCATCGGCAAGAACGGCACAGGCAAGTCCACGCTGCTCGAGCTGATCCTGCAGCGGCAGGAGCCGACATCCGGCACCGTCGAGGTCACCCTCGGCACGACGATCGGCTACTTCTCGCAGTTCTCCGAGCTCGACGGCGAGCAGAGCATCTCCGAGATCCTCGCCGCGCACTTCGCCGACGTGCACCAGACCCAGGCCCGCCTCGACGAGATCGGCCTCCTGTTCGCCGAGCCGATGGACGACAAGGCGATGACGCGCCTGCTCGCCGAACAGGGCGACCTGCTCGAGCGGATGGACCGGCTCGGCGCGTGGACGTACGAGAACACCATCGACACCGTCCTCACCCGCCTCGGCTTCGACGACGACCGACGCGCTCTCCCGGTCGGGCGGCTGTCCGGCGGCTGGCGCAACCGTGCAGCGCTCGCGCAGCTCCTGATCCAGCAGCCCGACGTCCTGCTGCTGGACGAGCCGACCAACTTCCTCGACCTCGACGGCGTCAAGTGGATCGAGGGCTGGCTGCAGAACTTCACCGGCGCCGTGCTCGTCGTCTCGCACGACCGGCAGTTCCTCGACGGCGTCGTCAGCCGCATCGTCGAGATCGAGAACTACCGCCTGCAGGACTACGAGGGCAACTACTCCGACTACGTGCAGGCCAAGCAGTCGCGCCTGAAGATGCTCGAGCGTCAGTTCGCGCACGAAGAGGAGCTGCTCGCCTACGAGCAGGCCGCGAGCACCGCCCGCCGCGAGGCCGCGCGCAACCCGTCGAACGCCGTCGCCCGCCGCCTCGCCGACATCAAGAAGAAGCAGGCGCCGCGCCCGATCGACCAGATCATCACCGGCATCTACGAAGGGCTTCGCGTGAGCAACGACCTCCTCACCGTCGAGGGTCTGGGCAAGGGGTTCGGCGGCGCACCACTGTTCGAGAACCTGACCTTCAGCCTGCACCGCGGCGACCGGGTCGCCGTGCTCGGCTCCAACGGCTCGGGCAAGTCCACGCTGCTGGACATCCTCACCGGTGACACCGACGCGGATGCCGGGATCGTGCGCTGGGCGAAGGGCGTGCGGTTCATCTCGTACAACCAGGTCTACGCCGAGCTGGACCTGAACGACACCGTCGGCCACGCCGTCAACGCCTACCCCGACTCGCTCGCGTTCACCGCCACGAAGAAGAGCGTGGGCCGATTCCTCGCGATGCTGCAGTTCAGCGAGGACGACCTCCGCCAGCGCATCGGCACCCTCTCCGGAGGTCAGCGCGCCCGCGTCGCCATCGCCCAGTGCCTGCTGTCGGGCGCCGGCGTGATCATCCTCGATGAGCCGACCAACCACCTCGACATCACCAGCACCCAGGTCATGGAGCGCGCGCTCACGCACTTCCCCGGCGCGGTCGTCGTGGTCAGCCACGACCGGTTCTTCGTCGACAAGCTCGCCGACCGGCTGCTCGTGTTCGACGGCACCACGACGGTCCGCGAGACCGCGGCCACCGGCGCGCTGTAG
- a CDS encoding helix-turn-helix domain-containing protein yields MAEIIPLPARSDRTRVRPSSRGPEPLWRDLLGDQLRRRRHDRGETLTETAERAGVSPQYLSEIERGLKEPSSEMIAAVAGALEATLIELASGVAEELRSAAAIPARTATNRASLALAA; encoded by the coding sequence ATGGCCGAGATCATCCCGCTTCCCGCTCGCTCCGACCGGACCCGGGTGCGACCCTCTTCGCGCGGTCCCGAGCCACTGTGGAGAGACCTGCTGGGGGATCAGCTCCGCCGCCGCCGCCACGATCGCGGCGAGACCCTCACCGAGACGGCCGAGCGCGCCGGCGTCTCGCCTCAGTACTTGTCGGAAATCGAACGAGGACTGAAAGAGCCGTCGAGTGAAATGATCGCCGCTGTCGCCGGCGCACTTGAGGCGACGCTCATCGAGCTCGCGTCCGGTGTCGCCGAAGAGCTGCGCTCCGCCGCCGCGATCCCCGCGCGTACCGCGACGAACCGCGCAAGCCTGGCCCTCGCCGCCTGA
- a CDS encoding ClpP family protease: protein MSSYTIPNVIAQHPRGERVMDVYSQLLSERVVYLGTGIDAGVANALIAQLLHLESDNPDRDVQLYINCDGGDPSAALAIYDTMRFIRPRVATTCVGQAIGVGAVLLTAGADGARAALPHARIVLHQPAAQTRGAIPDLILAADEVVRVRSDIEEILTRHTGQDAARLRADTDRDRVFTATAAREYGLIDSVLDVREAARG from the coding sequence ATGAGCTCGTACACGATTCCCAATGTCATCGCGCAGCATCCGCGGGGCGAGCGGGTCATGGACGTCTACTCGCAGCTGCTGTCAGAGCGCGTCGTCTACCTCGGCACGGGCATCGATGCGGGGGTCGCGAATGCGCTCATCGCCCAGCTGCTGCATCTGGAATCCGACAACCCCGATCGTGATGTGCAGCTGTACATCAACTGCGACGGCGGCGATCCGAGTGCCGCGCTCGCGATCTACGACACGATGCGTTTCATCAGGCCGCGGGTCGCGACGACGTGTGTCGGGCAGGCGATCGGGGTCGGCGCCGTGTTGCTGACAGCCGGGGCAGACGGTGCCCGCGCTGCGTTGCCTCATGCCCGGATCGTGCTGCATCAGCCCGCGGCGCAGACTCGCGGCGCGATTCCCGACCTGATCCTTGCCGCCGACGAGGTGGTGCGCGTGCGGTCTGACATCGAAGAGATCCTCACGCGGCATACGGGTCAGGATGCTGCACGCCTCCGCGCCGACACCGATCGTGACCGGGTCTTCACCGCGACGGCCGCCCGCGAGTACGGCCTCATCGACTCGGTCCTGGATGTGCGTGAAGCCGCGCGCGGGTGA